In Sphingomonas sp. Leaf357, a single genomic region encodes these proteins:
- the leuB gene encoding 3-isopropylmalate dehydrogenase, which produces MPLIAILPGDGIGPEVTAEARRVLDALDENGALDLTFEEALVGGAAYHATGHPLPPETLDLAKRADAILFGAVGDPSCDALERSLRPEQAILGLRKELTLFANLRPAKLFPGLEDASALKPEVAAAIDMVIVRELNGDVYFGEKGFRKTPAGLREGYDVMSYDEAEVTRIAHVGFKTAQKRGRKLCSVDKANVLETSQLWRDVVIEISAHYPDVALTHMYVDNAAMQLVRDPGQFDVIVTGNLFGDILSDQASMCAGSIGMLPSASLDSAGKGLYEPIHGSAPDIAGQGKANPCATILSAAMLLRHSLGLDDAADRIEVAVGTALTGGARTADLGGTLSTRAMGDAVLAALQEGQA; this is translated from the coding sequence ATGCCATTGATCGCAATTCTGCCCGGCGACGGGATCGGCCCGGAAGTGACCGCCGAGGCGCGCCGCGTGCTGGATGCGTTGGATGAGAACGGGGCGCTCGACCTGACGTTCGAGGAGGCCTTGGTCGGCGGGGCGGCCTATCACGCCACGGGGCATCCGTTGCCGCCCGAGACGCTCGATCTGGCGAAGCGCGCCGATGCGATCCTGTTCGGGGCGGTCGGCGATCCGTCCTGCGATGCGCTGGAGCGGTCGCTCCGGCCGGAACAGGCGATCCTGGGGCTGCGCAAGGAACTGACTTTGTTCGCCAACCTGCGCCCGGCCAAGCTGTTTCCGGGGCTGGAGGACGCCTCCGCGCTCAAGCCCGAGGTCGCGGCGGCGATCGACATGGTGATCGTGCGCGAACTGAACGGCGACGTCTATTTCGGCGAGAAGGGGTTCCGCAAGACCCCCGCCGGCCTGCGCGAAGGATATGACGTGATGTCCTATGACGAAGCCGAGGTGACGCGGATCGCGCATGTCGGGTTCAAGACCGCGCAGAAACGTGGGCGCAAGCTGTGTTCGGTCGACAAGGCCAATGTGCTGGAGACGTCGCAATTGTGGCGCGACGTGGTGATCGAGATTTCGGCGCACTATCCCGACGTCGCGCTGACCCATATGTATGTCGACAATGCCGCGATGCAGCTGGTGCGCGATCCCGGGCAGTTCGACGTGATCGTCACCGGCAATCTGTTCGGCGACATCCTGTCCGATCAGGCCAGCATGTGTGCCGGATCGATCGGCATGCTGCCCTCCGCCAGCCTCGATAGCGCGGGCAAGGGGCTGTACGAACCGATCCACGGCAGCGCCCCGGACATTGCCGGGCAGGGCAAGGCCAACCCTTGTGCCACGATCCTGTCGGCGGCGATGCTGTTGCGCCATTCGCTGGGGCTGGACGACGCGGCCGACCGGATCGAGGTGGCGGTGGGCACGGCGCTGACCGGTGGCGCGCGCACCGCCGATCTGGGCGGTACGCTGTCGACGCGCGCGATGGGCGACGCGGTGCTGGCCGCTCTTCAGGAAGGACAGGCGTGA
- the recO gene encoding DNA repair protein RecO, producing MHLRAEALILAVRPHGENNAIVRALTAEHGLQAGYVRGGRSRRIRPILQPANLVLGQWRARTEEQLAGLTLELIHSRAPLYGEPLPAAALEWVTALTATALPEGQPYPRLYGALDGVIGAIEAAPAARGWAVALARYELLVLAELGYGPEMDDLPDILRTGGEAGWDDILAALKVTGQALEADILTDRRAETLAGRARLVERLKRAVA from the coding sequence ATGCATCTGCGCGCCGAAGCCCTGATCCTTGCCGTCCGTCCGCACGGCGAGAACAATGCGATCGTCCGCGCGCTGACAGCCGAGCATGGCTTGCAGGCGGGCTATGTGCGCGGCGGGCGGTCGCGACGGATCCGGCCGATCCTGCAACCGGCCAATCTGGTGCTGGGCCAGTGGCGCGCGCGGACCGAGGAGCAGCTGGCCGGGCTGACGCTGGAGCTGATCCACAGCCGCGCGCCGCTGTATGGCGAGCCGTTGCCCGCAGCGGCGCTGGAATGGGTGACGGCGCTGACCGCGACGGCCTTGCCCGAGGGGCAGCCCTATCCGCGTCTGTACGGCGCGCTGGACGGGGTGATCGGGGCGATCGAGGCGGCACCGGCGGCGCGCGGCTGGGCGGTGGCGCTGGCGCGCTACGAACTGCTGGTGTTGGCGGAACTCGGTTACGGGCCGGAGATGGACGACCTGCCCGACATCCTGCGCACCGGCGGCGAGGCGGGCTGGGACGATATCCTGGCGGCGTTGAAGGTGACCGGGCAGGCGCTGGAGGCCGACATTCTGACCGACCGGCGCGCGGAGACGCTGGCCGGGCGGGCGCGGCTCGTGGAACGGCTGAAAAGGGCGGTTGCGTGA
- a CDS encoding glycosyltransferase family 2 protein, whose product MSELLELAVVIPTFNESKNVPLLVAKLDAALAGRNWEAIFVDDNSPDGTADAARAIGRRDPRVRVIQRIGRRGLSSACIEGMCATAAPVVAVIDGDLQHDETILPKMLDALQADETLDVVIGSRFVDGGGTGDWDSDRVAKSAFATKLSRQVLKADLSDPMSGFFMIRAGIVRDLTPHLNAIGFKILLDLMTGSPRPLKFLELPYTFRVRTEGESKLDHVVAMEYLIAIYDRMFGRIIPVRFAMFSAIGALGALVHFLVLGPLFKEGILSFLWATIVATVVAMTFNFFLNNALTYRDSRLKGAKQLFDGWLTFCLVCSVGAVANIGVAAFLYDAKADTWALSALAGIAVSAVWNYALSSRFTWGRY is encoded by the coding sequence GTGAGCGAACTTCTGGAACTCGCGGTCGTCATCCCGACCTTCAACGAATCGAAGAACGTGCCGCTGCTCGTCGCCAAGCTCGACGCGGCGCTGGCCGGGCGCAATTGGGAAGCGATCTTCGTCGACGACAACAGCCCCGACGGCACGGCCGATGCCGCGCGCGCGATCGGGCGGCGCGACCCGCGCGTGCGGGTGATCCAGCGGATCGGCCGGCGCGGCCTGTCCTCGGCCTGTATCGAGGGGATGTGCGCGACCGCAGCGCCGGTCGTCGCGGTGATCGACGGCGATCTGCAGCATGACGAGACGATCCTGCCCAAGATGCTCGATGCCCTGCAGGCGGACGAGACGCTGGACGTGGTGATCGGATCGCGTTTCGTCGATGGCGGCGGGACGGGCGACTGGGACAGCGACCGGGTGGCGAAATCCGCCTTCGCGACCAAGCTTTCGCGGCAGGTGCTGAAGGCCGACCTCAGCGATCCGATGAGCGGGTTCTTCATGATCCGGGCCGGCATCGTGCGCGACCTGACGCCGCATCTGAACGCGATCGGCTTCAAGATCCTGCTCGACCTGATGACCGGTTCGCCCCGCCCGCTGAAGTTCCTCGAACTGCCCTACACCTTCCGGGTGCGGACCGAGGGCGAGAGCAAGCTGGATCACGTCGTGGCGATGGAGTATCTGATCGCGATCTACGACCGGATGTTCGGGCGGATCATTCCCGTCCGGTTCGCGATGTTCTCGGCGATCGGGGCGCTTGGCGCGCTGGTGCATTTCCTCGTGCTCGGGCCGTTGTTCAAGGAAGGGATCCTCAGCTTCCTGTGGGCGACGATCGTGGCGACCGTCGTGGCGATGACGTTCAACTTCTTCCTGAACAACGCGCTGACTTACCGCGACAGCCGGCTGAAGGGTGCGAAGCAGTTGTTCGACGGCTGGCTGACCTTCTGTCTGGTCTGCTCGGTCGGAGCGGTGGCAAACATCGGCGTCGCCGCGTTCCTGTACGACGCCAAGGCGGATACCTGGGCGCTCTCGGCGCTGGCCGGCATCGCGGTGAGCGCGGTGTGGAATTACGCGCTTTCGTCGCGGTTCACCTGGGGCCGGTATTAA
- a CDS encoding GNAT family N-acetyltransferase produces MSALPLPLRFQIGARTLGSIQRNLVRVPLDLADVLGGRLPMLPPLGDAADGYQVTSLPAERQEAMGFVGSGMIAFVRQNYVRYYADLSIGYDRYLETLSGNARNGLKRKTKKIAGLSGGTLDVRAFRTPGEMAGFHEVARGISARTYQEKLLGSGLPEDAGFVQRMYAMAAADDVRAWLLYIGGEPAAYLYCPIHDGTVIYQFVGHDPAFGDLSPGSVLHLAAMRDLQDEGGLTRFDFTEGEGQHKRQLATGGVACVDLLLLRRSIANHATIVALGTFDDCTALAKAAVRKYGLGDLARKIRRA; encoded by the coding sequence TTGAGCGCGCTTCCGCTACCCTTGCGGTTTCAGATCGGGGCGCGGACGCTGGGATCGATCCAGCGCAATCTGGTGCGCGTGCCGCTCGATCTGGCGGACGTGCTGGGCGGGCGGCTGCCGATGCTGCCGCCGCTGGGCGATGCGGCCGACGGCTATCAGGTGACGTCGCTGCCGGCCGAGCGGCAGGAGGCGATGGGGTTCGTCGGCTCCGGCATGATCGCCTTCGTGCGACAGAATTACGTGCGCTATTATGCCGACCTTTCGATCGGTTACGACCGCTATCTCGAAACGCTGTCGGGCAATGCGCGCAATGGCTTGAAACGCAAGACCAAGAAGATCGCCGGACTGTCGGGCGGCACGCTCGATGTGCGGGCGTTCCGCACCCCGGGTGAGATGGCCGGGTTCCATGAGGTGGCACGCGGGATTTCGGCGCGCACCTATCAGGAAAAGCTGCTCGGTTCCGGCCTGCCCGAGGATGCCGGCTTCGTGCAGCGTATGTACGCGATGGCGGCGGCGGACGATGTGCGCGCGTGGCTGCTGTATATCGGCGGCGAGCCGGCCGCCTATCTCTATTGCCCGATCCACGACGGCACGGTGATCTATCAATTCGTCGGGCACGATCCGGCGTTCGGCGATCTGTCACCTGGCAGCGTGCTGCATCTGGCGGCGATGAGGGATCTGCAGGACGAGGGTGGCCTGACGCGGTTCGATTTCACCGAGGGCGAGGGGCAGCACAAGCGCCAGCTTGCGACCGGCGGGGTGGCGTGCGTCGATCTGCTGCTGCTGCGGCGCTCGATCGCCAATCACGCGACGATCGTCGCGCTCGGCACGTTCGACGATTGTACGGCGTTGGCCAAGGCGGCGGTACGGAAATACGGGCTGGGCGATCTGGCGCGGAAGATCCGGCGGGCGTGA